In Odocoileus virginianus isolate 20LAN1187 ecotype Illinois chromosome X, Ovbor_1.2, whole genome shotgun sequence, the genomic window ATCATGGCGGCTCCATTACTCATGTCCAATGATCTCCGACACATCAGCCCTGAAGCCAAAGCCCTTCTTCAGGATAAGGATGTAATTGCCATCAACCAGGACCGCTTAGGCAGGCAGGGGTACCGACTTAGAAAGGTAATGTTCTGTTATTAGAAAACTAATGTTCTATGGGAGAAAATAGAAATTGGCCAGGAacatcttctcctgccttctcatTTACAATTCATCCAAATGTTTATTTGGGGTGTGTATTTTAAGATGGTTTAATACTCAAGTACCAAGTTTGTCTTGGACTGAAATCTGTTACTTTATAGAGGATATGCACTGATCTTTTAAGAAGGCATTTTTTAATCTTGATATCATAATCAATAATGAGGCCCCTTTGTGCTACTTTTCTCTAAAAGTGCTCGATAATTCTAAGACATAATGCCATAAATAATATGGCAGCTTATTGCTAGTTACCAAACTATCACACCTCTTTTCCTGGCTTGCTTTTCAGGAGAACAACTTTGAGGTGTGGGAACGCCCTCTCTTGAACTTAGCATGGGCTGTGGCTATAGTGAACCTGCAGGAGATAGGTGGACCTCGTTCTTACACCATCTCTGTTACTTCCTTGGGTCGAGGACTGGCCTGTAATCCTGACTGCCTGATCACAGAGCTCCTGCCTGAGAAGAGGAAGCTTGGGTTTTATGAATGGACTTCAAgtttaaaaactcaaataaatCCCACAGGCACTGTTTTGCTTAGGCTAGAAAGAacaagctcagttcagttcagttactcagctgtgtctgactctttgtgaccccatggactgcagcatgccaggcttccctgtccatcaccaactccatgagcctactcaaactcatgtccattgagtgggtaaTGCTATtcattcatctcatcctctgtcatcccattctcctctcaccttcaatctttcccagcatcagggtcttttccagtgagtcagttctttgcatcaggtggccaaagtattggagcttcagcatcagtccttccaatgaatattcaggactgatttcctttaggatggactgcttggatctccttgcagtccaagggactctgggagtcttctccaacaccacagttcaaaagcatcaattctttggcactcagctttctttatagtccaactctcacatccatacatgactactggaaaaaccatagctttgactaggcttcgttggcaaagtaatgtctctgctttttaatatgctgtctaggttggtcatagcttttcttccaaggagcaagcatctttttatttcatggctgcagtcacaatctgcagtgattttggagcccccaaaaataaagtctgtcactgtttccattgtttcctcatctatttgccatgaggtgatgggaccaaatgccatcttagttttctgaatgctgagctttaagccaactttttcactctcctctttcactttcatccagaggctctttaggctttctttgctttctgccataagggtggtgtcatctgcatatctgaggttattgatatttctcccagcaattttgattccagtttatgcttcatccagcccggcatttcacatgatgtactctgcatataagttaaataagcaaagtgacaacatacagccttgacatactcctttcctgatttggaaccagtctgttgttccaagtccagttctaactgttgcttcctgacctgcatacagatttctcaggaggcagatcagatggtctggtactctcatctctttcagaattttccacaatttgttgtgatccacatagtcaaaggctttggtatagtcaataaaacagaaatagatgtttttctggaactttcttgcttttctgatgatccagcggatgttggcaatttgatctctggttcctctgccttttctaaatccagcttgaacatctggaagttcacagttcatgtattgctgaagcctggcttggagaagtttgagcattattttgctggtgtgtgagatgagtgcaactgtgctgtagtctgaacattctttggtattgcctttctttgggattggaatgaaaactgaccttttccagtcctgtggccactgctgagtgttccaaatttgctggcatattgagtgcagcactttcacagcatcatctttcaggatttgaaatagctcaactggaattccatcacctccactacctttgttcatagtgatgcttcctaaggcccactaaggatgtctggctcaaggtgagtgatcccaccatcgtgattatctcggttgtaaagatcttttttgtacagttcttctgtgtattcttgtcacctcttcttaatatcttctgcttctgttaggtccataccatttctgtcctttattgagcccatctttgcatgaaatgttcccttggtatctagaattttcttgatgagagctctagtctttcccattctattgttttcctctatttctttgcattgatcactgaggaaggctttcttatctctccttgctattctttggaactctgcgttcaaatgggtatatctttccttttatcctttgcctttagcttcttttcttttctcagatatttgtaaggcctcctcagacaaccattttgcctttttgcatttctttttcttggcgattgtcttgatcactgcctcctgtacagtgtcacagacctccacccatagttctggcactctatcaggtataatcccttgaatctatttgtcacttccactgtataattgtaaaaaatttgatttaggtcatacctgaatggtctagtggttatcccttctttcttcaacttaagtctaaATTTGTCagtaaggtgttcatgatctgagccagtcagctcccggtcttgtttttgctgactgtatagagctgctccatctttggctgcaaagaatgtaatcaatctgatttctgtattgaccatctggtgatgttcatgtgtagagtcttctcttgttggaagagggtgtttgttatgactcttggcaaaactctgttagcctttgccctgcttcattctgtactctaaggccaaatttgcctgttactccaagtatctcttgacttcctacttttgcattccagtcccatatgatgaaaaggacatattttgggggtgttaattctagaaggtcttgtaggtcttcatagaaccattcaacttcagcctcttcagcattattggttggggcatagacttggattactgtgatactgaatggtttgccttggaaacgaacagagatcattctgtcatttttgagattgcaagcTAGACTGCATTAAAAAGCTTCCTTTACAAGTGACTACCCTGCTTTTGTCCATCTTcagctgtttttatttccttgaataaGATTTTCCACACTTGAgctatctgaaaatattttggggaaaagcCTTTGAACCAGATatgaatagctgagaaagaaTAGCTTAGTaatattaataagtaaaataataatttacagACATACCTCATTTCATTGCATTTAACAAATACTGTGGGggtttgaggttttttgtttttttttttcacaaattgaaggtttgtggcaaccttgcGTCTGTCACAAGTCTATTGACCctgtttttccaacagcatttactCACTTCatgtctgtgtcacattttggtaattcccGCAATATTTCaacctttttcattattattgtatttgtcATGGTGATTGTGATTTACTATGGCAAAAAATATTGACTCTCTGAAGACTTAGATGATagttagcaataaagtatttttaatacatCCATTGTTTTAGATATAATGCTATGGCTAGTATTTAATAGATTACAGTATAAACATTAAgttttatatgcactggaaaaccaaaaaaCTGGTGACTACCTTTTTATCTGTTGCCTGTATGGGAACTACAgaccaggcactattctagatgCACAAGGTGTACTGACCTCACAACAACCCTGATGCAGGTACTTAGTCACTGTAAACTACAGCCAGGATTTTAAAACAAGGCtgatggctcaactggtaaagaatccacccacaatgtggggagaccccagttcaattcctgggtcagaagacccCCAGAAGGGagagtctacccactccagtattcttggacttcccggatggctcagctggtaaagaattgacctgcagtgcaagagacctgggctcaatccctgggctgggaagatcccctggagaagggaacagctatccactccagtattctggcctggagaatcccatggactgtctagtccttggagtcccaaagagttggacacaactgagcaactttcactttttaaccCTTACACCACTACCTACTTGGATGGCACTAATTCTTAGCCTAAaggccagtactttggccacctaatgcaaagagcgagccaactcattggaaaataccctaatgctaggaaagactgaaggcaggagaagggggtgacagaatgagatggttggatggcatcaccgactcaatggacaagagtttgagcaaactctgggaatagtgaagggcaggggaacctggcatgctgcagtccatggggtcacagagtcagacacagctgagtgactgaaatgaactgaaagggaatataaaaagaaaactacttagttgaagggaaaaaaaaagccctacCCTAGAAGGATTACCCTTCATAAATAGACGATTTACAGGCAacccatgcatgtgtgctcatttgcttcagttgtgtactactctttgcaaccctgtggactgtacctcaccaggctcctgtccttggcaagaatactggaatgggttgctatgccctcctccaggggatcttcccatcccagggatcaaaccagtatctAGTACGTCTCCTGcaaaggtgggttctttaccactcactatgccacctgggaggcAATCCAACAGACCACATTACTGAATTTTTATGGAAGAATCTTGTCAGGAaacacccctacacacacacttaACTTTCTAAGTCTAGAAACAGTTGTTTTTGTAATCCAACAAATGCAAATGGCTTTCTTTCACCAACAGTTGGTACATTATGACCTAAAATACCAATGTCTGGAGAGAAGACCCCCTACCCTTCAAGATGAATTGCCTTATCTTGAGGTCCTATAGCAAGGCAATGAACTTCAGATTGGGGTATGGAGGAATGAGTCATTGGAGGATTTCCAACCTTCCTTTTCCTCTAATTGGTTTACCTGAGGACCAACCTGCAGCTAATGCTTCAGGCCTACTCCTTTTCCACTTCCCCTTTTACTATCACCCTTATCCCACATAAGCAAAAAAGCTGTTCAGCTCACCCATGATGAATGCAGGACAGTTCAAAAGGCCCACTCAAAATACAATATGCATGTTGTAACATTTCCTTAGCCTGTCAGGTGATAACTGactttttttcaataaaactggaggaCTATTAACTGGCTATAATTGTCAGTTAATAAAATTGGAATAGAATTCACAAATTCAGACGTAATTCATCCACAGAAACTAACTTGGAAGGAAACACCTCCATCTCCAGTTACCAAAATGCATAACTTAATTGCTTCACCTCCAGTTTTGCTGCACAAGAATACAAAAGCATACAGACGATTCCAACTGTTAGGCACTTTACAACATGAACAGGTTATTCCCCATAGATTCCACTGGGGAgtttagtaaagaatccacctgccaagcaggagacttggattcaatccctgggttggaaagattccctggggaaggaaacggcaacccactccagttttcttgcctggagaatcccatggacagagagaggagcttggcaggctacagtccatgaatgAGTCCATGAACAATACTATGCCTAGAGAACTGGGTTGAAATTCCTCAACTTTAGTTGACTTAAATTCTGGTGAATTTAGTAGTAAACATGAGACAAAGTATGTCACTCCTGGTGAACCCCATTTTCAACATGGACATAACTGTCCCAAGTGCTGAAAGTAGCAAACCCATCACAGCATCTGATGTGATATCAGTCAGATAACTCCTAATGAGTCAAGAATCCCAAACCATCAAGCATAAATTTCCCAAAGAGGATTTTATTGATGgcgtttttatttccctttcaaaAAAACCAACTGGAACTAAATGAAGTAAACGATCTCAAACTTTTATTGTCTtcataataaaacaaagtatGAAGCTCAAAATTGGATCACTTGGCCCTGTAATAGAACAgcaaaaaaagtgaatttttatagTTTGTGAACAATCTTTACTCCATCAAGAATAGACACATCCCTTATTAAAAACCAGTCTTCCCATTTCCCCCTTCTTACTCACGTCAAAACTCCAAAATCTATGGATCTTAGTTAATATATTGAGAGGACTGACTGCCCCTGATCTTAATGAGGGGCCACAAAAAACGAGTAGGCAGAAATCTTCACCTCTCAACATTACAACACCTCTCAacatcttccctggtagctcagacggtaaagcatctgcctacaatgtgggagacccaggttcaatccctgggtcaggaagatctcctggagaaggaaatggcaacccactccagtattcttgcctggaaaatcccatggatagagaagcctgctaggctacagtccatggacatgctgagcaacttcactttcttttctttcaacattaCAAATCCATATAGAAAAAACTGCACCTTTCACCCCATAGTTATACCTTTCTCTTCTTATCACCTCCCAACTCAAAATGCTTGCATCTCTTAATAGCCAGCATTCTCTTCGATCTACAGTTGGGCTCAACACATTCAAGCCTCAGTACAATCTTCTTTGTAGTTTTAGCCTGGAAAAATAAGTCAAAGCCTTCATAAATCACTGCAGAAAATCCTTCTTCAAAAATATGACTGCCGGGTCAAGTACTACATACAGCAAAGTTCTGCAAAAGTTGTGACAATTTGTCTTAAGCTATAGGGAGAAAACAGAATTGTGAAAATAAGTGGATGTTGTAATGACCCAAGgacaaaagagcagataaaaccaaggagggtcttggaatgcaggaacagaaaaaccagacccttatgtCTCCTTTCCTACCccatagggagaaggtatttgcctacccagtatacatgcctcatccaatcagcacatgatcccactccttgtaccctgagtataaaagtggactaaggacccctgttcaacgtcagttctcccttgagctagcccgctgttctaacagcgtctcccattctaataaattttatttcccactcattctgtctcatgtcttgaaattcttttccaacccgcaCCCAGACCACGACAGATGTAAGAGAAAATGGTGGCATTATCTACTTGAAATCAAGTTCTCCATTCATATCAAATATCATAGAGGATTTCTTATCAAATAGGCTCTCATCACACCACCTTGGCCTTTTAGCAGTTAAGGATTCTGCACAGGCAAAAACGGGTCAACTGAGTCCATGCAACTATACTTCAAACAGCATCTGCAACCCATTAAACAAGGttaataaatattacttaaatCTACTCTTCAGAGACTACAATTACATCGAGATTTTATGTGATATTACTTAACTCAGAAAGTACACTTCCCACAAATACTCAACTTTTAAAGCTGCTCCTGTAGTCAGAATTCTCTTGCTGCTAGTCTGCAGTTCTCAAAAGGGCAAAAACATAGGTACAACGTCCCCATCTCCTAAACAAGCTACCCAAATGTGGAAATGGAAATTACTACCTTGAGATCAAACCATTGGATCCATTAGGTCCAATGTACCTAAATgaacactgaaatcattcctgaatactTTCTGGAACCAGGCTGAATGAGGAGCTAAGTGATAAAGAAATGCTGTTTGTGGGAATGCTATGCTGCAAGCATTGTGTACTTTAAGGGGTAGACAAGTTACCTGGGGTGGAACAGAAATTCAGACTGAGAACCACAGGTTATTCAGGAAGTCAGTGACAGACCTAAATGGCTattttaagaacttttaagaCTTCGTCAGGTAAGTAGCTGACTTCAGGCTTCTGAACAGATCTGAGACACAAATAAGAGAAGGATTCTTACTGCAAGTATGAGAATTCCTTAGGACATGACAACAGATAAGAACAGGGCAAAGGAGAGGATTTACAGTTGTACTCAAAACTTCAGTCCTTAGGAAAGCAGGTCTCATTCCTTCGTGTTTGCCTCTTCACAAAGAggacaaaaaatataaaacagtgaaGCAGTGCAATACTGTACACTGCAGTCAGACCTGGACTGCACTCCCAGCTACCTCCACTGACTACTAGATGTCTCCACAGGTAATTGAGGTAACTTCACTGAAACTATAAAAACACACACCTATATTGTAGACGTGTGTGggctaaaaataaatgtgaagtcTCTAACACGGTCAGTGAGAAGCATATCAAACGGTAATTATTACGAACCTTTTTCCGGAAAATCGGCTTAGTCTGCCCACCATAGCCACTCTGCTTCCTGTCATAACGCCGCTTTCCTGGGAGAATGCAAGGTATTCGTCAGGGTTTATAAAACATAACCAATCAGGACACATGAAAAAGTCTTCTCATCGATTTTACCTTGGACTTTCCAGCAGTAATATCAATCAATGCCCAagtgggaaagggaggggagacTGGGCTCGCGTATTCTATTACTACACAAATGCTGCATTAAAACCAAATCACGTACAAACCATCTTACCCTGGGCATATAGAGAATCCTTGCCCTTCTTGTACTGTGTCACTTTGTGGGGCTGATGCTTCCCACACTTCTTACAGAAAGTCCGGCGGGTTTTTGGAACGTTCACCTAGTAAATAAACCGTTCAGAACATAGTGTTATCAGACCATCGGCAGAAAGCCCAACCCGACCCCGCTGAAGCTAAGGCATCCCATGAGGACTCGACTCTCAAACTCCTCGCCAACACACAACGATG contains:
- the RPL36A gene encoding large ribosomal subunit protein eL42, with translation MVVPTDSHEEARRETSYILPFPARPHSFCAGIALANMVNVPKTRRTFCKKCGKHQPHKVTQYKKGKDSLYAQGKRRYDRKQSGYGGQTKPIFRKKAKTTKKIVLRLECVEPNCRSKRMLAIKRCKHFELGGDKKRKGQVIQF